Genomic DNA from Streptomyces sp. NBC_01571:
GGTCACGCGGAGCTGTTGGGGCGGGCGAGGCCCAGGTCGTAGGCGAAGATGACCGCCTGGACCCGGTCGCGCGCGCCGATCTTCGCGAGGACCCGGCCGACGTGGGTCTTGACGGTGGACTCCGACAGGACGAGACGCGCGGCGATCTCCCCGTTGCTCCAGCCCCTGCCGATGGCCACCAGGATCTCCCGCTCGCGGTCGGTGAGGGAGCTCAGCCTCGGGTCGGCGTCCGCGTCCGGTACGTCCTGACGCGGCAGGTGCCGGGCGTACGCGTCGAGGAGACGCCGGGTCAGGGCGGGGGCGATGACGGCGTCCCCCGCGGCGACGGCGCGGATGCCCGCCAGGAGCTCCTCCGGACGGGCGTCCTTGAGGAGGAAGCCGCTCGCCCCGGCCCGCAGGGCGGCGTGGGCGTACTCGTCCAGGTCGAAGGTCGTCAGGACGAGGACCCTGGAGCGGCCGCCCGTGGCGATGATCCGGCGGGTGGCCTCGATGCCGTCCATGCCCGGCATCCGGACGTCCATGAGGACCACGTCGGGGCGCAGTTCCGCCGCCTGGCGCACGGCCTCGGCACCGTGCGCGGCCTCGCCCGCCACCTCGGTGTCGGGGACCGACTCCAGCAGCATGCGGAAGCCGAAGCGCTGCAGGGGCTGGTCGTCCACGATGAGCACGGTGGTCAAGAGGTACCGCCTTCGGAGCCGGGGAGCGGGGTGAGGTCGAGGGTCGCCTGTACGGTCCATCCGCGGCCGGGGCGGGGTACCGGCCCCGCGTCGACCGTGCCGCCGTACAGGGCCGCCCGTTCGCGCATGCCGACGAGCCCGTGCCCTTCCTCGTTCGGAGGACCGGCCGGCCGCGACCCGCCCGGCGGCCCGGTGTCCTGGACGCGGACGCGCACCCGCGCGCCCTCCACCCCGATCGCGAGGCGGACCTGCGTGTCGGCTCCGGCGTGCTTGAGGCTGTTGGTCAGCGCTTCCTGGACTATCCGGTAGACCGTCAGCTGCACGCCGCCGTCCAGTGCGTCCGTGTCACCGGTCGTCCGGTAGGAGATCACGGGCCCGGCGGAACGGATCCGGGCGCAGAGCGCGTCGATGTCGGCGATGCCCGGCTGGGGACTGAGCGCGGGAGCCTCGGCCTCCTCGCGCAGCACGCCGAGCATACGGCGCAGCTCGCCCAGGGCCTGGCGGCCGGTGTCGCCGATGAGCAGCAGCGCCTGCTTGCCCCGTTCGGGGCTGACGTCGGAGGCGTACACGCCGGCGTCGGCGAGAGTGATCATGACAGCGAGGTTGTGGCCGACGATGTCGTGCATCTCGCGGGCCACCCGGGTGCGTTCGGTGGCCGCCGCCAGCCTGCTGCGCTGGTCGCGTTCGATCTCCAGCCGGGCCGCGCGCTCCCGCAGTCCGGCGAGCTGGGCCCGTCGGATGCGCACCGCCATCCCCACGGCGACGGCCGCGATCGCGGCGCTGAACAGGAAGAACAGCGCGTCCCAGACGGACACCACGGCGGAGGCCCGCACGGCGACCAGGACCAGGCCGACGGCCGTGACGGCGCAGGCCCACCCCAGATGCCGCAGCGTTCCGTGCAGCGTCAGGCTGTACAGGGCGATCAGCAGGGCGACGTCGGCGCGCAGCAGCACACCGAGCGACCACTGCAGGAGAAAGACCGCAGTGATGGCGGCGAAGGCCGCGGACGGATTCCTGCGCCGCCACAGCAGCGGCAGCACCAGTCCCGCCTGCAATGCCAGCATCCCGGCGAGCGGCGGCCGGGTGAACCTGGCGGCGAGCTCGCGCCGGCCGCCGTGTCCGTGCACCACCAGGTCCGGCAGACAGAACATCAGGAAGACCAGGACGACCACGGCCGTGTCCAGCACCCACGGGCGCGCTCGGTCCGCCTGCCGCAGCCACTGTCCGCCGCGGGTCAGCCGGGCGAACAGGGGGCTCATACCGGCGGTGTCTTCGGCGGTCACGGGTGTCACCTGTCCATGGTGGGCGAGGCACGCGGGCGCGGCACCCGGATGAGCCGGGCACCGCACCGACAGCGGACGATACGCGTGGTGTACGGGCCGTCAGGCGTCGCTGCGCACCAGCCGGAAGGCGGCCCCCGCCAGCGCCAGCACGGTCCAGCCGAGGAAGACGACGAGCCCGGCGGTGGGCGACAGGGTGGTGCCGTCGTGGGTGAGGGCGAACATCGACTCGCCCGCGTTGCTGGGCAGATACGGGCTGATGTCGTCCTGCCAGGAACTCGGCAGGAGCGAGATCAGGCCGGGGACCAGCATCAGAGCGCCGACCAGCACCGAGATACCGCCCGCCACCGAGCGCAGCAGCGCGCCGAGGGCGGCGCCGATCACACCGACCAGACCGAGGTAGAGGCCCGCGCCCAGCAGACTGCGCACCACGCCCGGGTGCGAGAACGTCATGGCCGCGTTCGTACCGGACACGATGCCGCTCGCGAACAGGAAGGCGACGAACGCGCCGACCGTGCCCACGGCCAGGGAGACCAGGCCGAACACGGCCGACTTTGACCAGAGGACCGGCAGCCGCCGCGGGACCGCGGCCAGTGTGGAGCGGATCATGCCGGTGGAGTACTCGCCCGCCGTGACGAGGACGCCCAGGACGCCCAGTGCCAGCTGCGCGAAGTTCGTACCGAACAGCGACAGGCTGACGGCGGTGGAGCGGGCGAAGTCCGGGTCCATGTGGTGGCCGGAGTCGATTCTCGACTTGTACTGGGCCGCGGCGATCAGACCGAAGGCCACCAGGAAGACCAGGCCGAGGCCGAGCGTGATCCAGGTCGAGCGCAGGGACCACAGTTTGGCCCACTCCGAGCGCAGCACCCGGCGTCCGGTCACCCGGTAGTCGGGGCGCGCGGCGGGCGCGGGGAGCGGAGCGGAGGTCTCGGTCGCGGTGATGGTGCTCATGCGGCCCTCCCGGGGGTCTCGACGCCGGCGCCGGTCGCGGTGGTGGAGCCGTGGTACTCGACGGCGTCCCTGGTCAGGTCCATGAACGCCTCCTCCAGCGACACCGACTTCGCGCTCAGTTCGAACAGTGCGATGCCGTGCTCGGCCGCCTTCACTCCGATCTGGCGTGCCGTCACACCCGTCACGTGCAGTTCCTCGGAGCCCGCGCGGCCGGTGACGTCGACGCCGGGACCGGCCAGCACCTCCCGCAGCCGGGCCGGATCGGCGGTGGCCACCTTCACGGTGTCCCCGCCCACCTCGCGGATCAGGTCGTGCACGGTGGTGTCGGCCAGCAGCCGGCCCCGTCCCACGATGATCAGGTGGTCCGCCACCAGCGCGACCTCGGTCATGAGGTGCGAGGACACGAAGACGGTGCGGCCCTCGGCGGCGAGTTCGGTGAGGAGGTTGCGGATCCAGAGCACGCCCTCGGGGTCGAGCCCGTTGACCGGCTCGTCCAGCATGACCGTCTGCGGGTCACCCAGCAGCGCCGCCGCGATGCCGAGGCGCTGGCCCATGCCGAGCGAGAACGCGCCGGCCCGCTTCCTGGCGACGCTGCCGAGCCCGGCCAGTTCGATGACCTCGTCGACGCGGCGGCGCGGGATGCCGTGGGTGAGCGCGAGCGCGTGGAGGTGGTTGTACGCGGAACGTCCGGGGTGGATCGACCTGGCCTCCAGCAGCGCGCCGACCTCCTGCAAGGGGGCGGCGTGCTGGGCGTAGCGGCGGCCACCGACCCGTACGGAGCCGGCGCTCGGGGCGTCCAGTCCGACGATCAGGCGCATGGTCGTCGACTTTCCCGCGCCGTTGGGTCCCAGGAAGCCGGTGACAGTGCCGGGCCGGACGACGAAGTCGAGATGGTCGACCGCCGTCTTCTCCCCGTACCGCTTGGTCAGCTGCTGTGCCTCGATCATCGCTCGTCCCTCGCGTCCGGGCGCCACACCGGTTCTGGAGCGCCTCACCTGCGACGTTAATCTCCAGAGACCTCGCGAGCCGTGGTACCGGGGGGTGAACTACGGCCATCGGGTGGTACCGCGGTACCACCCGGCACGCTGCGACCGCGATCGGGGGCCGTGGGCCGGCGCCGGCCGTGATCGACCGGCGCCGGTGGATCGGGCCGACGGATTCGGCCGGCGGATTTCGGCCGGTGGCGCCGGCCCGGCGCCCCGGGCACTGACGCGGGGTCAGTGCGTCGCGGTCATCCGAACTGGCCGGGCTGGTAGTCGCCCGCGGGCTGCCGGACGATGACGTTCATACGGTTGTACGCGTTGATCAGCGCGATGAGTGACACCAGCGCGGCGAGCTGCTCCTCGTCGAAGTGCTTGGCGGCGTTCTCCCAGACCTCGTCGGACACGCCCCCGGCGGCGTCGGCGACGCGGGTGCCCTCCTCGGTCAGCTCCAGGGCGGCACGCTCGGCGTCGGTGAAGACCGTGGCCTCCCGCCAGACCGCGACCAGGTTGAGACGGAGGGTGGACTCACCGGCGTGCGCCGCGTCCTTGGTGTGCATGTCCGTGCAGA
This window encodes:
- a CDS encoding response regulator transcription factor; this encodes MTTVLIVDDQPLQRFGFRMLLESVPDTEVAGEAAHGAEAVRQAAELRPDVVLMDVRMPGMDGIEATRRIIATGGRSRVLVLTTFDLDEYAHAALRAGASGFLLKDARPEELLAGIRAVAAGDAVIAPALTRRLLDAYARHLPRQDVPDADADPRLSSLTDREREILVAIGRGWSNGEIAARLVLSESTVKTHVGRVLAKIGARDRVQAVIFAYDLGLARPNSSA
- a CDS encoding sensor histidine kinase, yielding MTPVTAEDTAGMSPLFARLTRGGQWLRQADRARPWVLDTAVVVLVFLMFCLPDLVVHGHGGRRELAARFTRPPLAGMLALQAGLVLPLLWRRRNPSAAFAAITAVFLLQWSLGVLLRADVALLIALYSLTLHGTLRHLGWACAVTAVGLVLVAVRASAVVSVWDALFFLFSAAIAAVAVGMAVRIRRAQLAGLRERAARLEIERDQRSRLAAATERTRVAREMHDIVGHNLAVMITLADAGVYASDVSPERGKQALLLIGDTGRQALGELRRMLGVLREEAEAPALSPQPGIADIDALCARIRSAGPVISYRTTGDTDALDGGVQLTVYRIVQEALTNSLKHAGADTQVRLAIGVEGARVRVRVQDTGPPGGSRPAGPPNEEGHGLVGMRERAALYGGTVDAGPVPRPGRGWTVQATLDLTPLPGSEGGTS
- a CDS encoding ABC transporter permease; protein product: MSTITATETSAPLPAPAARPDYRVTGRRVLRSEWAKLWSLRSTWITLGLGLVFLVAFGLIAAAQYKSRIDSGHHMDPDFARSTAVSLSLFGTNFAQLALGVLGVLVTAGEYSTGMIRSTLAAVPRRLPVLWSKSAVFGLVSLAVGTVGAFVAFLFASGIVSGTNAAMTFSHPGVVRSLLGAGLYLGLVGVIGAALGALLRSVAGGISVLVGALMLVPGLISLLPSSWQDDISPYLPSNAGESMFALTHDGTTLSPTAGLVVFLGWTVLALAGAAFRLVRSDA
- a CDS encoding ATP-binding cassette domain-containing protein, which encodes MIEAQQLTKRYGEKTAVDHLDFVVRPGTVTGFLGPNGAGKSTTMRLIVGLDAPSAGSVRVGGRRYAQHAAPLQEVGALLEARSIHPGRSAYNHLHALALTHGIPRRRVDEVIELAGLGSVARKRAGAFSLGMGQRLGIAAALLGDPQTVMLDEPVNGLDPEGVLWIRNLLTELAAEGRTVFVSSHLMTEVALVADHLIIVGRGRLLADTTVHDLIREVGGDTVKVATADPARLREVLAGPGVDVTGRAGSEELHVTGVTARQIGVKAAEHGIALFELSAKSVSLEEAFMDLTRDAVEYHGSTTATGAGVETPGRAA
- a CDS encoding carboxymuconolactone decarboxylase family protein, which encodes MNADARLDFYGNALTAKFARHINSAGKVVSESTLPRTTQELVKLRASQINGCGFCTDMHTKDAAHAGESTLRLNLVAVWREATVFTDAERAALELTEEGTRVADAAGGVSDEVWENAAKHFDEEQLAALVSLIALINAYNRMNVIVRQPAGDYQPGQFG